From a region of the Candidatus Rhabdochlamydia porcellionis genome:
- a CDS encoding DNA-binding protein codes for MIKNKNYHEWLLKKLKDYDEAVAYLNAALEESLYKTLSENGNPKWHTLVSLVIALGLNLRLT; via the coding sequence ATGATAAAAAATAAAAACTATCATGAATGGCTTCTCAAGAAGTTAAAAGATTATGACGAAGCTGTCGCATATCTTAACGCAGCCTTAGAAGAAAGCCTTTATAAAACCCTATCAGAAAATGGCAATCCTAAATGGCATACCCTTGTCTCATTAGTAATTGCTCTCGGATTAAACTTAAGATTAACATAA
- a CDS encoding DUF1328 domain-containing protein, whose amino-acid sequence MLTWAVIFLIIAIIAGFFGFRGVSGTATTIAKVLFFIFIILFLIYLITGYVNRY is encoded by the coding sequence ATGTTAACATGGGCAGTCATATTTCTAATCATTGCGATTATAGCAGGATTTTTTGGGTTTAGAGGTGTCTCAGGCACGGCAACTACTATTGCTAAAGTGCTTTTCTTTATTTTTATCATACTATTTCTTATCTATTTAATCACAGGTTATGTAAACCGTTATTAA